The Esox lucius isolate fEsoLuc1 chromosome 5, fEsoLuc1.pri, whole genome shotgun sequence genome includes a region encoding these proteins:
- the LOC105027633 gene encoding zinc finger protein Xfin-like isoform X1, giving the protein MRNNMKEEAPSLPLSSLRLHVPPLRLVSAALWQVVQRRDIMDYGLVEEFVSTVFQVVPDLMSYRERVQLIMGLRAQLVLELFCKGDLAEPDTVQPHLNRLSSGIITLRENEVPDPEVEVSESNFQKLIQTLLEDPVERENFFQNVFPEEFGPKFDSALQTLVWEFLSRLEKLLPTPTFQQTASWISADHSILEECVQSVCNPEPLKTLLQYHNSRYEYVYTNALSSLDNYILSSLSLSPLKKAQIIPNPTEPEMKSELTEDLLPCDRMNIPSPASSDPTEMRCLFGSDCVRTGVEMQKGSYSSPSCLLRQPTLLLHRLDLTRMPFPVYSPVLSPTLNSKGLQIGNVGSQLRRGRLVISSVCGGVNGQPPTENELDRLTSNGEASKKKKARKGRAFQEEKLQHPIKDLHSEENIGQNRKPAEDLIANMRSHTDPSCYQCLERFEDQEDFQKPQQTGCEEPAEPEEDNMSTESVEEDIMSFKDEMKPSQPQGFSPRSSTKISPTPLTFSKNTICRVCHKTFNSKYLMRKHLKSEHGQLPYQCYGCADIFRTMVHFREHKAECKPSPFSKARQCCFCNKTFYSSYLMRKHLKSQHDQLPYQCPGCGGQFKTKFNLNEHKKECLVAKSLFSCAQCDKTFIKASYLTKHTRSHTNPCTQCLQSFEHQEDLQKHLQNVLEEASQLNEDDAAILSFEDVRETSRPRDTSNVLPTRKESSKARTCRLCHTTLKSVHLMKMHLNSKHSQHPYQCLLCEKNFRKKSNLKEHLEACHKPTPKHWNKPRTCRACQKTLASVHLLRKHLESEHNLLLYQCVGCGENFKRKSCLLEHKNVCSLAKTIHSCCECGETFKLSKLKACYQVQPHQSPREGQQDTGPIGENTMESCNTTPRNLATPPNIGKTCILCYQTFENGEDLRNHLKCQHDTRPYPFPDCGETFQSKSELQKHSDVHLGSRKCPTCVTRVAPQSTPEHVERRQQDSRESNGVVSPNTTLMDVNPSDDSVSLTSREHETERPQPLNYLCETCGKIFPSLYQLKRHLRVHTGEQPFPCTDCGKRFTCKGSLKNHRRLHTGERPFACTLCQEHFVTNNHLKRHMFVHTRVKPFQCLACGKTFKTKQGWRRHQFQHCDHSKASCIEKDLQGQQQTGCEEAAQP; this is encoded by the exons CtcccagtcttcctctgtcatCCCTGCGTCTTCACGTCCCTCCACTGCGGCTGGTGTCGGCCGCTCTGTGGCAAGTCGTCCAGCGGAGAGACATTATGGACTACGGCTTGGTGGAGGAGTTTGTCAGCACCGTCTTCCAGGTAGTCCCTGATCTGATGAGTTACAGAGAGCGAGTGCAACTCATCATGGGGCTTCGAGCACAG CTGGTTCTGGAGTTGTTTTGTAAAGGTGACCTAGCCGAGCCAGACACAGTTCAGCCCCACCTGAACAGGCTGAGTTCCGGTATCATCACTCTTAGGGAAAATGAG GTTCCTGATCCAGAGGTGGAGGTATCAGAATCTAACTTCCAGAAGCTGATTCAAACCCTACTAGAGGACCCAGTTGAGAGGGAAAACTTTTTCCAG AATGTTTTTCCAGAGGAATTTGGTCCCAAGTTCGACTCCGCACTACAGACTCTGGTGTGGGAGTTTCTATCTAGGTTGGAGAAGCTGCTTCCAACACCAACCTTTCAACAG ACTGCATCTTGGATCTCTGCGGACCACTCTATCCTAGAGGAGTGTGTGCAGTCAGTCTGTAACCCTGAACCCTTGAAGACCCTTCTCCAGTACCACAACAGCAGATATGAATATGTCTACACCAACG CTCTGTCCTCCCTTGACAACTACATCCTCTCatcgctgtctctctcccccctaaAGAAGGCTCAGATCATTCCAAACCCAACCGAACCAGAAATGAAATCAGAACTTACAGAGGACCTGTTGCCATGCGACCGTATGAACATTCCAAGCCCAGCCTCATCTGACCCGACTGAAATGCGTTGTTTGTTTGGGTCTGACTGTGTGAGGACCGGAGTAGAGATGCAGAAGGGTTCTTATTCGTCTCCTTCCTGTCTGCTCCGTCAGCCGACATTGTTGCTGCACAGACTTGATCTTACCCGTATGCCGTTCCCTGTATACTCCCCAGTTCTGAGTCCAACGCTGAATAGCAAGGGGCTTCAGATTGGAAATGTGGGATCCCAACTACGAAGAGGCAGACTGGTCATATCCTCAGTGTGTGGGGGTGTCAATGGACAGCCACCTACAGAGAATGA ACTAGACCGTTTAACCTCAAACGGTGAAGCTTCCAAGAAAAAGAAAGCTAGGAAAG GTAGAGCATTTCAGGAAGAGAAACTACAACACCCCATAAAGGACTTACACTCGGAGGAGAACATTGGacaaaacagaaaaccagcagaagATTTGATTGCAAACATGAGATCACACACGGATCCAAGTTGTTACCAGTGTTTAGAAAGGTTTGAAGATCAGGAGGACTTCCAGAAACCTCAGCAGACTGGGTGTGAGGAGCCAGCTGAACCAGAAGAGGACAACATGTCAACAGAATCTGTTGAGGAAGACATCATGTCTTTCAAGGATGAGATGAAGCCATCGCAACCCCAAGGATTTTCACCCCGGAGTTCAACAAAAATCTCTCCCACGCCtttaacattttccaaaaacacgATCTGTCGTGTGTGTCACAAAACCTTCAATAGTAAATATTTAATGAGAAAACACCTGAAATCCGAACACGGCCAGCTCCCTTACCAGTGCTATGGCTGTGCAGACATTTTCAGGACTATGGTTCATTTCAGGGAACATAAGGCAGAGTGCAAACCCTCTCCATTCTCCAAAGCtagacagtgttgtttttgtaacaaGACTTTCTACAGTTCATACTTAATGAGAAAGCACCTCAAATCACAACATGATCAACTTCCTTACCAGTGTCCTGGATGTGGGGGACAGTTCAAAACCAAGTTTAATTTGAATGAACATAAAAAAGAGTGCTTGGTGGCTAAGAGTCTTTTCTCTTGTGCTCAGTGCGACAAAACGTTTATCAAAGCAAGCTATTTAACAAAACACACTAGATCTCACACCAACCCCTGTACCCAGTGTTTGCAAAGCTTTGAACATCAAGAGGatttacagaaacatttacagaatgtGCTTGAGGAGGCTTCTCAATTAAATGAGGACGACGCAGCGATTCTCTCTTTTGAAGACGTGCGAGAGACATCACGGCCTCGTGACACTTCCAATGTCCTTCCCACTCGAAAAGAGTCTTCCAAAGCCAGAACCTGCCGGCTGTGTCACACAACATTGAAAAGTGTACATTTAATGAAAATGCACCTGAATTCCAAACATAGCCAGCACCCATACCAGTGCCTCCTGTGTGAGAAAAACTTCAGGAAGAAGTCTAATTTGAAAGAACATTTGGAAGCATGCCATAAACCAACTCCCAAACACTGGAATAAACCCAGGACGTGTCGTGCATGTCAAAAGACTTTGGCCAGTGTACATTTATTAAGAAAGCACCTTGAATCTGAGCACAATCTTCTCCTCTACCAGTGTGTCGGTTGCGGAGAAAATTTCAAGAGAAAATCTTGCTTGCTGGAACACAAAAATGTTTGCTCGCTGGCAAAGACAATCCACTCTTGTTGTGAGTGCGGTGAGACTTTTAAGCTCTCTAAGCTTAAGGCTTGTTACCAGGTGCAGCCACATCAGAGTCCTAGGGAGGGTCAACAAGACACCGGTCCAATTGGGGAAAATACGATGGAGTCCTGTAACACTACACCTCGTAACCTAGCAACACCCCCTAACATAGGTAAGACGTGTATTTTGTGTtatcaaacatttgaaaatggagAGGACCTGAGAAATCATCTGAAATGTCAACACGATACACGTCCTTACCCGTTCCCCGATTGTGGTGAGACATTTCAAAGCAAGTCTGAACTTCAGAAACATTCTGACGTTCACTTGGGGTCCAGAAAGTGTCCGACGTGTGTTACACGTGTGGCTCCTCAATCTACACCAGAGCATGTTGAAAGACGACAGCAGGACTCGAGGGAGTCGAATGGGGTAGTCAGTCCAAATACGACGTTAATGGATGTTAATCCATCAGATGACAGCGTCTCTCTGACGTCAAGGGAACATGAAACCGAAAGACCTCAGCCTTTAAACTATCTATGTGAAACATGTGGTAAAATCTTCCCATCTCTGTACCAATTGAAAAGACATTTGCGAGTACACACAGGTGAGCAGCCTTTTCCTTGCACGGACTGTGGCAAACGTTTTACTTGCAAGGGCAGTCTGAAAAACCATCGACGCCTTCATACAGGAGAGCGGCCATTTGCATGCACTTTGTGTCAAGAACACTTTGTCACAAATAATCACCTAAAAAGACACATGTTTGTTCACACGAGGGTGAAGCCTTTTCAGTGTTTAGCTTGTGGGAAGACTTTCAAAACGAAACAAGGCTGGAGAAGACATCAGTTTCAGCATTGTGACCACTCTAAAGCAAGTTGCATCGAAAAGGACTTACAGGGACAACAGCAGACTGGGTGTGAGGAGGCGGCTCAACCCTAA
- the LOC105027633 gene encoding zinc finger protein Xfin-like isoform X2 yields the protein MDYGLVEEFVSTVFQVVPDLMSYRERVQLIMGLRAQLVLELFCKGDLAEPDTVQPHLNRLSSGIITLRENEVPDPEVEVSESNFQKLIQTLLEDPVERENFFQNVFPEEFGPKFDSALQTLVWEFLSRLEKLLPTPTFQQTASWISADHSILEECVQSVCNPEPLKTLLQYHNSRYEYVYTNALSSLDNYILSSLSLSPLKKAQIIPNPTEPEMKSELTEDLLPCDRMNIPSPASSDPTEMRCLFGSDCVRTGVEMQKGSYSSPSCLLRQPTLLLHRLDLTRMPFPVYSPVLSPTLNSKGLQIGNVGSQLRRGRLVISSVCGGVNGQPPTENELDRLTSNGEASKKKKARKGRAFQEEKLQHPIKDLHSEENIGQNRKPAEDLIANMRSHTDPSCYQCLERFEDQEDFQKPQQTGCEEPAEPEEDNMSTESVEEDIMSFKDEMKPSQPQGFSPRSSTKISPTPLTFSKNTICRVCHKTFNSKYLMRKHLKSEHGQLPYQCYGCADIFRTMVHFREHKAECKPSPFSKARQCCFCNKTFYSSYLMRKHLKSQHDQLPYQCPGCGGQFKTKFNLNEHKKECLVAKSLFSCAQCDKTFIKASYLTKHTRSHTNPCTQCLQSFEHQEDLQKHLQNVLEEASQLNEDDAAILSFEDVRETSRPRDTSNVLPTRKESSKARTCRLCHTTLKSVHLMKMHLNSKHSQHPYQCLLCEKNFRKKSNLKEHLEACHKPTPKHWNKPRTCRACQKTLASVHLLRKHLESEHNLLLYQCVGCGENFKRKSCLLEHKNVCSLAKTIHSCCECGETFKLSKLKACYQVQPHQSPREGQQDTGPIGENTMESCNTTPRNLATPPNIGKTCILCYQTFENGEDLRNHLKCQHDTRPYPFPDCGETFQSKSELQKHSDVHLGSRKCPTCVTRVAPQSTPEHVERRQQDSRESNGVVSPNTTLMDVNPSDDSVSLTSREHETERPQPLNYLCETCGKIFPSLYQLKRHLRVHTGEQPFPCTDCGKRFTCKGSLKNHRRLHTGERPFACTLCQEHFVTNNHLKRHMFVHTRVKPFQCLACGKTFKTKQGWRRHQFQHCDHSKASCIEKDLQGQQQTGCEEAAQP from the exons ATGGACTACGGCTTGGTGGAGGAGTTTGTCAGCACCGTCTTCCAGGTAGTCCCTGATCTGATGAGTTACAGAGAGCGAGTGCAACTCATCATGGGGCTTCGAGCACAG CTGGTTCTGGAGTTGTTTTGTAAAGGTGACCTAGCCGAGCCAGACACAGTTCAGCCCCACCTGAACAGGCTGAGTTCCGGTATCATCACTCTTAGGGAAAATGAG GTTCCTGATCCAGAGGTGGAGGTATCAGAATCTAACTTCCAGAAGCTGATTCAAACCCTACTAGAGGACCCAGTTGAGAGGGAAAACTTTTTCCAG AATGTTTTTCCAGAGGAATTTGGTCCCAAGTTCGACTCCGCACTACAGACTCTGGTGTGGGAGTTTCTATCTAGGTTGGAGAAGCTGCTTCCAACACCAACCTTTCAACAG ACTGCATCTTGGATCTCTGCGGACCACTCTATCCTAGAGGAGTGTGTGCAGTCAGTCTGTAACCCTGAACCCTTGAAGACCCTTCTCCAGTACCACAACAGCAGATATGAATATGTCTACACCAACG CTCTGTCCTCCCTTGACAACTACATCCTCTCatcgctgtctctctcccccctaaAGAAGGCTCAGATCATTCCAAACCCAACCGAACCAGAAATGAAATCAGAACTTACAGAGGACCTGTTGCCATGCGACCGTATGAACATTCCAAGCCCAGCCTCATCTGACCCGACTGAAATGCGTTGTTTGTTTGGGTCTGACTGTGTGAGGACCGGAGTAGAGATGCAGAAGGGTTCTTATTCGTCTCCTTCCTGTCTGCTCCGTCAGCCGACATTGTTGCTGCACAGACTTGATCTTACCCGTATGCCGTTCCCTGTATACTCCCCAGTTCTGAGTCCAACGCTGAATAGCAAGGGGCTTCAGATTGGAAATGTGGGATCCCAACTACGAAGAGGCAGACTGGTCATATCCTCAGTGTGTGGGGGTGTCAATGGACAGCCACCTACAGAGAATGA ACTAGACCGTTTAACCTCAAACGGTGAAGCTTCCAAGAAAAAGAAAGCTAGGAAAG GTAGAGCATTTCAGGAAGAGAAACTACAACACCCCATAAAGGACTTACACTCGGAGGAGAACATTGGacaaaacagaaaaccagcagaagATTTGATTGCAAACATGAGATCACACACGGATCCAAGTTGTTACCAGTGTTTAGAAAGGTTTGAAGATCAGGAGGACTTCCAGAAACCTCAGCAGACTGGGTGTGAGGAGCCAGCTGAACCAGAAGAGGACAACATGTCAACAGAATCTGTTGAGGAAGACATCATGTCTTTCAAGGATGAGATGAAGCCATCGCAACCCCAAGGATTTTCACCCCGGAGTTCAACAAAAATCTCTCCCACGCCtttaacattttccaaaaacacgATCTGTCGTGTGTGTCACAAAACCTTCAATAGTAAATATTTAATGAGAAAACACCTGAAATCCGAACACGGCCAGCTCCCTTACCAGTGCTATGGCTGTGCAGACATTTTCAGGACTATGGTTCATTTCAGGGAACATAAGGCAGAGTGCAAACCCTCTCCATTCTCCAAAGCtagacagtgttgtttttgtaacaaGACTTTCTACAGTTCATACTTAATGAGAAAGCACCTCAAATCACAACATGATCAACTTCCTTACCAGTGTCCTGGATGTGGGGGACAGTTCAAAACCAAGTTTAATTTGAATGAACATAAAAAAGAGTGCTTGGTGGCTAAGAGTCTTTTCTCTTGTGCTCAGTGCGACAAAACGTTTATCAAAGCAAGCTATTTAACAAAACACACTAGATCTCACACCAACCCCTGTACCCAGTGTTTGCAAAGCTTTGAACATCAAGAGGatttacagaaacatttacagaatgtGCTTGAGGAGGCTTCTCAATTAAATGAGGACGACGCAGCGATTCTCTCTTTTGAAGACGTGCGAGAGACATCACGGCCTCGTGACACTTCCAATGTCCTTCCCACTCGAAAAGAGTCTTCCAAAGCCAGAACCTGCCGGCTGTGTCACACAACATTGAAAAGTGTACATTTAATGAAAATGCACCTGAATTCCAAACATAGCCAGCACCCATACCAGTGCCTCCTGTGTGAGAAAAACTTCAGGAAGAAGTCTAATTTGAAAGAACATTTGGAAGCATGCCATAAACCAACTCCCAAACACTGGAATAAACCCAGGACGTGTCGTGCATGTCAAAAGACTTTGGCCAGTGTACATTTATTAAGAAAGCACCTTGAATCTGAGCACAATCTTCTCCTCTACCAGTGTGTCGGTTGCGGAGAAAATTTCAAGAGAAAATCTTGCTTGCTGGAACACAAAAATGTTTGCTCGCTGGCAAAGACAATCCACTCTTGTTGTGAGTGCGGTGAGACTTTTAAGCTCTCTAAGCTTAAGGCTTGTTACCAGGTGCAGCCACATCAGAGTCCTAGGGAGGGTCAACAAGACACCGGTCCAATTGGGGAAAATACGATGGAGTCCTGTAACACTACACCTCGTAACCTAGCAACACCCCCTAACATAGGTAAGACGTGTATTTTGTGTtatcaaacatttgaaaatggagAGGACCTGAGAAATCATCTGAAATGTCAACACGATACACGTCCTTACCCGTTCCCCGATTGTGGTGAGACATTTCAAAGCAAGTCTGAACTTCAGAAACATTCTGACGTTCACTTGGGGTCCAGAAAGTGTCCGACGTGTGTTACACGTGTGGCTCCTCAATCTACACCAGAGCATGTTGAAAGACGACAGCAGGACTCGAGGGAGTCGAATGGGGTAGTCAGTCCAAATACGACGTTAATGGATGTTAATCCATCAGATGACAGCGTCTCTCTGACGTCAAGGGAACATGAAACCGAAAGACCTCAGCCTTTAAACTATCTATGTGAAACATGTGGTAAAATCTTCCCATCTCTGTACCAATTGAAAAGACATTTGCGAGTACACACAGGTGAGCAGCCTTTTCCTTGCACGGACTGTGGCAAACGTTTTACTTGCAAGGGCAGTCTGAAAAACCATCGACGCCTTCATACAGGAGAGCGGCCATTTGCATGCACTTTGTGTCAAGAACACTTTGTCACAAATAATCACCTAAAAAGACACATGTTTGTTCACACGAGGGTGAAGCCTTTTCAGTGTTTAGCTTGTGGGAAGACTTTCAAAACGAAACAAGGCTGGAGAAGACATCAGTTTCAGCATTGTGACCACTCTAAAGCAAGTTGCATCGAAAAGGACTTACAGGGACAACAGCAGACTGGGTGTGAGGAGGCGGCTCAACCCTAA
- the LOC105027633 gene encoding uncharacterized protein LOC105027633 isoform X3 has protein sequence MRNNMKEEAPSLPLSSLRLHVPPLRLVSAALWQVVQRRDIMDYGLVEEFVSTVFQVVPDLMSYRERVQLIMGLRAQLVLELFCKGDLAEPDTVQPHLNRLSSGIITLRENEVPDPEVEVSESNFQKLIQTLLEDPVERENFFQNVFPEEFGPKFDSALQTLVWEFLSRLEKLLPTPTFQQTASWISADHSILEECVQSVCNPEPLKTLLQYHNSRYEYVYTNALSSLDNYILSSLSLSPLKKAQIIPNPTEPEMKSELTEDLLPCDRMNIPSPASSDPTEMRCLFGSDCVRTGVEMQKGSYSSPSCLLRQPTLLLHRLDLTRMPFPVYSPVLSPTLNSKGLQIGNVGSQLRRGRLVISSVCGGVNGQPPTENE, from the exons CtcccagtcttcctctgtcatCCCTGCGTCTTCACGTCCCTCCACTGCGGCTGGTGTCGGCCGCTCTGTGGCAAGTCGTCCAGCGGAGAGACATTATGGACTACGGCTTGGTGGAGGAGTTTGTCAGCACCGTCTTCCAGGTAGTCCCTGATCTGATGAGTTACAGAGAGCGAGTGCAACTCATCATGGGGCTTCGAGCACAG CTGGTTCTGGAGTTGTTTTGTAAAGGTGACCTAGCCGAGCCAGACACAGTTCAGCCCCACCTGAACAGGCTGAGTTCCGGTATCATCACTCTTAGGGAAAATGAG GTTCCTGATCCAGAGGTGGAGGTATCAGAATCTAACTTCCAGAAGCTGATTCAAACCCTACTAGAGGACCCAGTTGAGAGGGAAAACTTTTTCCAG AATGTTTTTCCAGAGGAATTTGGTCCCAAGTTCGACTCCGCACTACAGACTCTGGTGTGGGAGTTTCTATCTAGGTTGGAGAAGCTGCTTCCAACACCAACCTTTCAACAG ACTGCATCTTGGATCTCTGCGGACCACTCTATCCTAGAGGAGTGTGTGCAGTCAGTCTGTAACCCTGAACCCTTGAAGACCCTTCTCCAGTACCACAACAGCAGATATGAATATGTCTACACCAACG CTCTGTCCTCCCTTGACAACTACATCCTCTCatcgctgtctctctcccccctaaAGAAGGCTCAGATCATTCCAAACCCAACCGAACCAGAAATGAAATCAGAACTTACAGAGGACCTGTTGCCATGCGACCGTATGAACATTCCAAGCCCAGCCTCATCTGACCCGACTGAAATGCGTTGTTTGTTTGGGTCTGACTGTGTGAGGACCGGAGTAGAGATGCAGAAGGGTTCTTATTCGTCTCCTTCCTGTCTGCTCCGTCAGCCGACATTGTTGCTGCACAGACTTGATCTTACCCGTATGCCGTTCCCTGTATACTCCCCAGTTCTGAGTCCAACGCTGAATAGCAAGGGGCTTCAGATTGGAAATGTGGGATCCCAACTACGAAGAGGCAGACTGGTCATATCCTCAGTGTGTGGGGGTGTCAATGGACAGCCACCTACAGAGAATGA GTAG